Genomic segment of Geovibrio ferrireducens:
GACAGGAGTTCATTAAGGCATATCTCGCAGAAGACGCGGAGATGAAAATATACGGCAAGGTTTACGCAACTTCAGATCTGGGGAACTTTGAGTTTAATTACTCCCACACGCACAAGCTGAAAAAATAATCAGGCTATGGCATCAAAAAAGTTGCCCTTTTCACCGCCGGAATTTTTAGGCAGTTCCGCGGACTGAATAAGCTTAAGCGCTGCTGCGCCCTGACTTTCCTGAACATCCAGAGCCTTCCTTGCAACGGCTACTGATGCCTGCATGGCGTATTCAGACTGTTTCATCTGTGAAAAACCGGAAGCGAGTGAAGCAAGATCCATGATTTTCTCCTTATTCATTTTTTATCGGCAGGAGATCATATTTCTTTAGTATTAATTCCCGTTTTGATCAAATAATTAAAAAAGGAGCCCGATTCATGGACTCCTTCCCTATTCCGGCAAACCTTTATTCGATACCGAAACGTTTCAGGTCATTCTCAAGGCTGTAAGAACCTGCCGCATCAACCATTTCCTCAGGAGAAGCAATATAAACATTTATTCTTTCTCCCTTTTCAGAGCTTTTATCAAGAAAACGCTTAAGATCGTTCTCAACGTTATAACTGCCGGAAGAGTCAACCATTTCCTCTGGCAGCGCCACATATGCGCTTATCACCTCACCTTTTTCAATCCTGCCTGTGAAACGCTGAAGTTCGAGCTCCACACTGTAGCTTTCTGCGGCATCTGTCATCTCTGCGGGAGAGGCAACATAAGCATTGATTTTACTTTCCGGCTTCATGTCCATTCCCTCCATAGCCGAAGCGGCTCCGGCCGCGAGAAATACTGCCATTACAGGTAATACGATTTTTTTCATTTTATCCTCCTTGTATTCTGTATGCCGTTTTTAAAGCGGGAAGCGTGCCTGAATATGCCAAAAACTTAAATAATTTATACAAAAGAATAAAATAATTATGAACCCAAAAAAGGAGTGCAATATCCGCACAGCAGTGAGCAAAAATTACATAATATCTATATAATTAATAGATATTAGGATAGGCAAAAAAAAACGGGGAGCCTTGCGGACTCCCCGTCGATTTTTAAGAAGGTTTATATTTAGTTTGCAGTTATGGGGCCGAAAACGGAACCGTCCATCCTTACGTGGAAGAAGAATGTATTGCCGTTGGCATCTTTAACCGTTGCCTGGTAGGACTCGCCTCTGGGCATAACAAATTTGTCGAACTTATCAATTTTGAAGCCTTTGAAGTTTTCCGCTACGTATTTTTCAACAGCAGCCTTTGCCGCTTCCTCCGTTACGGGCTGAAAATCAGCCGCAGCAGACCCGCAGGGACCGCCGCCGCAAGGGGACTGATACCCGGCTCCGCCGCATCCGCCGAAACCGCCTCTGCCGCCCTTTGCTCCCGGACCATAGGCAAAAGCCATTCCGGCAGCCAAAACTACTGCAAGTGTTAACAATACTGCTTTTTTCATTTCTTTCCTCCGTTAATGTTAAAAGTCTGCCTTTTTAGCGCATTCCATGCCAAAACGGCAGAATTGAGGTAAGTGCTTTATGATAAACATCAAACAGAAGTGTATATCCCGTCCGCGGTGTGCAGTTTCTGCACATCGGTGTGCAGGCATTTCATAGCTGCACACTGGTTTACACCTGCGACTTTGTCTTTTTTGTTATCTCCTTTCAATAACTTCTTCCCAAATTTTTAAGTTGAGTATAAAATTCTTTAATCTTCACTAAGATACCGGAGCACAGCTTGAGCAGAAGGCCTGTCACCGTTTTTTTCAAACTCGGCGCACTGGGGGACACAATAATGACCACCCCGGCATTGAGAGCATACCGCAAATCCTTTCCCCATGAAGAAATCATCTATATCATAGGCAAAACCTGCGAAGCGGCACTTCTTGGAAATCCTAATATTGACAGGCTTATAACCTTTGATGACGATGCTTTTTACACTGGCGGGATGATTGCCCGGATGAAAACCGTTTTTAAGGTCACAAACCTGATAAAGTCATTCAGAGCCGAGAAAATTTTCATTATGCAGCGGGAAGGCGCATGGGATAATGCGGCAAAAAGTGCAGGGGTTCCAGAAAGATACGGGTTCAGCGAAGGAAAAAGCAAGCACCTCACCCGCATGCTCACAAACGGGGACGAGTTTCACGATGTTGACGCGTATATAGAGCTCTGCAAGCTGGCTGAAGGGTTCAAACCGGATGGACACGCCATGAATGTTTACCACAGCGAGGCGGAGCCGGAAAGGATCAGAAATCTCTCAGGCAGCCTTTTTGACAAAAAAGTTATCTCCGTGGCTCCCGGCGGACGCTCCGGAATGAAAACCGAGGACGACCTCAGACGCTGGCGCGGGTATCTTGAGCTGATCAAAAAAATTGTTGCGGAAACGGACTGCAATGTCCTTGTGATAGGCTCCAGAAGTGATAAGGAACTGCTGGACACAAGCAGTTTTGACGAATCAAGGGTGAAAAACCTCTGCGGAAAAATACCTGTCGCCGGCTCTTACGCTGCACTGAAGCGCTGTGCGCTGCTCATTGCCAACGACGGCGGGGCAATGATTCTCGGTGCGGCGGCTGGAATCCCGGTTGTCTCCATATTCGGCCCCACATGCCCGCTGAACAGATACCCGATCACAAACCACCTCAGCCGCTATATCTGGCTTGAGAAAAAATGCTCCCCCTGCATA
This window contains:
- a CDS encoding PepSY domain-containing protein; the encoded protein is MKKAVLLTLAVVLAAGMAFAYGPGAKGGRGGFGGCGGAGYQSPCGGGPCGSAAADFQPVTEEAAKAAVEKYVAENFKGFKIDKFDKFVMPRGESYQATVKDANGNTFFFHVRMDGSVFGPITAN
- a CDS encoding YjfB family protein: MDLASLASGFSQMKQSEYAMQASVAVARKALDVQESQGAAALKLIQSAELPKNSGGEKGNFFDAIA
- a CDS encoding glycosyltransferase family 9 protein: MSRRPVTVFFKLGALGDTIMTTPALRAYRKSFPHEEIIYIIGKTCEAALLGNPNIDRLITFDDDAFYTGGMIARMKTVFKVTNLIKSFRAEKIFIMQREGAWDNAAKSAGVPERYGFSEGKSKHLTRMLTNGDEFHDVDAYIELCKLAEGFKPDGHAMNVYHSEAEPERIRNLSGSLFDKKVISVAPGGRSGMKTEDDLRRWRGYLELIKKIVAETDCNVLVIGSRSDKELLDTSSFDESRVKNLCGKIPVAGSYAALKRCALLIANDGGAMILGAAAGIPVVSIFGPTCPLNRYPITNHLSRYIWLEKKCSPCIKDGSFPKKTDHSCMKDITPDMVFAEVKDILGQLEKK